The Engystomops pustulosus chromosome 9, aEngPut4.maternal, whole genome shotgun sequence genome includes a window with the following:
- the SLC25A25 gene encoding mitochondrial adenyl nucleotide antiporter SLC25A25 isoform X4 yields MIQFVRRALGLYPPWAVCEGSNKNVSPQEEQADSEGQVILMVVAPLKDLKQKIVKAGDKDRDGQLDFEEFVHYLRDHEKKLRLVFRSLDKKNDGRIDAQEIMQSLRDLGVTISEQQAEKILKRIRKGHRWGPVTHMDKNGTMTIDWNEWRDYHLLHPAENIPEIILYWKHSTIFDVGENLIVPDEFTVEEKQTGMWWRHLVAGGGAGAVSRTCTAPLDRLKVLMQVHASRNNNMSILGGFTTMIREGGFRSLWRGNGINVIKIAPESAIKFMAYEQIKRLIGSDQETLGIRERLVAGSLAGVIAQSSIYPMEVLKTRMALRKTGQYNGMLDCGKKILMKEGMAAFYKGYVPNMLGIIPYAGIDLAVYETLKNAWLNRYATSSADPGVFVLLACGTISSTCGQLASYPLALVRTRMQAEASVEGAPQATMSKLFKHIIKTEGAFGLYRGLAPNFMKVIPAVSISYVVYENLKLTLGVTSR; encoded by the exons ATGATACAGTTTGTACGGAGAGCCTTGGGCTTGTACCCTccctgggctgtgtgtgagggcAGCAATAAAAATGTCTCTCCGCAAGAGGAGCAAGCTGATTCTGAGGGCCAGGTCATTCTGATGGTGGTGGCACCCCTGAAGGACCTGAAGCAG AAAATTGTGAAAGCCGGCGACAAGGACCGTGATGGACAGCTGGACTTTGAGGAGTTTGTGCACTACCTCCGCGATCATGAGAAGAAACTGAGACTAGTCTTCCGTAGCCTGGACAAGAAGAATGATG GAAGAATTGATGCCCAGGAGATAATGCAGTCTCTCCGAGACCTAGGAGTGACAATCTCTGAGCAGCAAGCTGAGAAAATCCTGAAGAG AATTAGGAAGGGCCACCGCTGGGGCCCTGTCACCCA CATGGAtaagaatggcacaatgacaatagACTGGAACGAGTGGCGGGATTATCACCTCCTCCACCCTGCAGAGAATATTCCAGAAATCATCCTGTACTGGAAACACTCTACG ATCTTTGatgttggagaaaatcttattgtTCCGGATGAGTTTACAGTTGAAGAGAAACAAACTGGGATGTGGTGGAGACATCTAGTCGCTGGTGGTGGAGCCGGTGCCGTGTCTCGGACCTGTACAGCTCCCCTTGATCGCTTGAAAGTCCTCATGCAG GTCCACGCTTCCCGCAACAACAACATGTCTATCCTGGGCGGGTTCACCACGATGATCCGTGAAGGAGGTTTCCGCTCACTGTGGAGAGGGAACGGCATCAATGTTATTAAAATTGCACCAGAATCTGCTATAAAGTTCATGGCCTATGAACAG ATCAAACGTCTAATAGGCAGCGACCAGGAGACTCTGGGAATCCGTGAGCGACTAGTGGCTGGGTCTTTGGCTGGTGTCATTGCTCAGAGTAGCATCTACCCCATGGAG GTCCTTAAAACACGGATGGCTCTGCGCAAGACTGGTCAATACAATGGAATGTTAGATTGCGGAAAGAAGATCCTTATGAAGGAAGGAATGGCTGCTTTTTACAAAGGATATGTGCCCAATATGCTTGGGATTATTCCATATGCTGGCATTGACTTAGCGGTGTATGAG ACCTTGAAGAATGCCTGGCTGAACAGATATGCCACAAGCAGCGCCGACCCTGGAGTATTTGTACTACTTGCTTGTGGGACCATATCCAGTACATGTGGGCAGCTCGCCAGCTATCCCTTAGCATTAGTCAGGACACGGATGCAAGCAGAAG CCTCTGTTGAAGGAGCACCCCAGGCGACTATGAGCAAGCTTTTCAAACACATAATAAAGACAGAAGGAGCTTTCGGATTGTATCGGGGATTGGCTCCCAATTTCATGAAGGTGATCCCTGCCGTCAGCATCAGTTATGTGGTGTACGAGAACCTAAAACTCACACTTGGGGTGACCTCCCGGTGA
- the SLC25A25 gene encoding mitochondrial adenyl nucleotide antiporter SLC25A25 isoform X5 — translation MFCLSLYVPVLDQSPAEFQYFESDGLPSELKSIFSLSVLVPSQEFSTYRTWRQKIVKAGDKDRDGQLDFEEFVHYLRDHEKKLRLVFRSLDKKNDGRIDAQEIMQSLRDLGVTISEQQAEKILKSMDKNGTMTIDWNEWRDYHLLHPAENIPEIILYWKHSTIFDVGENLIVPDEFTVEEKQTGMWWRHLVAGGGAGAVSRTCTAPLDRLKVLMQVHASRNNNMSILGGFTTMIREGGFRSLWRGNGINVIKIAPESAIKFMAYEQIKRLIGSDQETLGIRERLVAGSLAGVIAQSSIYPMEVLKTRMALRKTGQYNGMLDCGKKILMKEGMAAFYKGYVPNMLGIIPYAGIDLAVYETLKNAWLNRYATSSADPGVFVLLACGTISSTCGQLASYPLALVRTRMQAEASVEGAPQATMSKLFKHIIKTEGAFGLYRGLAPNFMKVIPAVSISYVVYENLKLTLGVTSR, via the exons ATGTTCTGTCTCAGCTTGTACGTGCCCGTGCTGGATCAGTCTCCTGCTGAGTTTCAGTACTTTGAGTCGGATGGGCTcccttcagagctgaaatctatCTTTAGTCTAAGTGTCCTGGTCCCGTCTCAGGAATTCTCTACCTACCGTACCTGGAGGCAG AAAATTGTGAAAGCCGGCGACAAGGACCGTGATGGACAGCTGGACTTTGAGGAGTTTGTGCACTACCTCCGCGATCATGAGAAGAAACTGAGACTAGTCTTCCGTAGCCTGGACAAGAAGAATGATG GAAGAATTGATGCCCAGGAGATAATGCAGTCTCTCCGAGACCTAGGAGTGACAATCTCTGAGCAGCAAGCTGAGAAAATCCTGAAGAG CATGGAtaagaatggcacaatgacaatagACTGGAACGAGTGGCGGGATTATCACCTCCTCCACCCTGCAGAGAATATTCCAGAAATCATCCTGTACTGGAAACACTCTACG ATCTTTGatgttggagaaaatcttattgtTCCGGATGAGTTTACAGTTGAAGAGAAACAAACTGGGATGTGGTGGAGACATCTAGTCGCTGGTGGTGGAGCCGGTGCCGTGTCTCGGACCTGTACAGCTCCCCTTGATCGCTTGAAAGTCCTCATGCAG GTCCACGCTTCCCGCAACAACAACATGTCTATCCTGGGCGGGTTCACCACGATGATCCGTGAAGGAGGTTTCCGCTCACTGTGGAGAGGGAACGGCATCAATGTTATTAAAATTGCACCAGAATCTGCTATAAAGTTCATGGCCTATGAACAG ATCAAACGTCTAATAGGCAGCGACCAGGAGACTCTGGGAATCCGTGAGCGACTAGTGGCTGGGTCTTTGGCTGGTGTCATTGCTCAGAGTAGCATCTACCCCATGGAG GTCCTTAAAACACGGATGGCTCTGCGCAAGACTGGTCAATACAATGGAATGTTAGATTGCGGAAAGAAGATCCTTATGAAGGAAGGAATGGCTGCTTTTTACAAAGGATATGTGCCCAATATGCTTGGGATTATTCCATATGCTGGCATTGACTTAGCGGTGTATGAG ACCTTGAAGAATGCCTGGCTGAACAGATATGCCACAAGCAGCGCCGACCCTGGAGTATTTGTACTACTTGCTTGTGGGACCATATCCAGTACATGTGGGCAGCTCGCCAGCTATCCCTTAGCATTAGTCAGGACACGGATGCAAGCAGAAG CCTCTGTTGAAGGAGCACCCCAGGCGACTATGAGCAAGCTTTTCAAACACATAATAAAGACAGAAGGAGCTTTCGGATTGTATCGGGGATTGGCTCCCAATTTCATGAAGGTGATCCCTGCCGTCAGCATCAGTTATGTGGTGTACGAGAACCTAAAACTCACACTTGGGGTGACCTCCCGGTGA
- the SLC25A25 gene encoding mitochondrial adenyl nucleotide antiporter SLC25A25 isoform X3 has translation MFCLSLYVPVLDQSPAEFQYFESDGLPSELKSIFSLSVLVPSQEFSTYRTWRQKIVKAGDKDRDGQLDFEEFVHYLRDHEKKLRLVFRSLDKKNDGRIDAQEIMQSLRDLGVTISEQQAEKILKRIRKGHRWGPVTHMDKNGTMTIDWNEWRDYHLLHPAENIPEIILYWKHSTIFDVGENLIVPDEFTVEEKQTGMWWRHLVAGGGAGAVSRTCTAPLDRLKVLMQVHASRNNNMSILGGFTTMIREGGFRSLWRGNGINVIKIAPESAIKFMAYEQIKRLIGSDQETLGIRERLVAGSLAGVIAQSSIYPMEVLKTRMALRKTGQYNGMLDCGKKILMKEGMAAFYKGYVPNMLGIIPYAGIDLAVYETLKNAWLNRYATSSADPGVFVLLACGTISSTCGQLASYPLALVRTRMQAEASVEGAPQATMSKLFKHIIKTEGAFGLYRGLAPNFMKVIPAVSISYVVYENLKLTLGVTSR, from the exons ATGTTCTGTCTCAGCTTGTACGTGCCCGTGCTGGATCAGTCTCCTGCTGAGTTTCAGTACTTTGAGTCGGATGGGCTcccttcagagctgaaatctatCTTTAGTCTAAGTGTCCTGGTCCCGTCTCAGGAATTCTCTACCTACCGTACCTGGAGGCAG AAAATTGTGAAAGCCGGCGACAAGGACCGTGATGGACAGCTGGACTTTGAGGAGTTTGTGCACTACCTCCGCGATCATGAGAAGAAACTGAGACTAGTCTTCCGTAGCCTGGACAAGAAGAATGATG GAAGAATTGATGCCCAGGAGATAATGCAGTCTCTCCGAGACCTAGGAGTGACAATCTCTGAGCAGCAAGCTGAGAAAATCCTGAAGAG AATTAGGAAGGGCCACCGCTGGGGCCCTGTCACCCA CATGGAtaagaatggcacaatgacaatagACTGGAACGAGTGGCGGGATTATCACCTCCTCCACCCTGCAGAGAATATTCCAGAAATCATCCTGTACTGGAAACACTCTACG ATCTTTGatgttggagaaaatcttattgtTCCGGATGAGTTTACAGTTGAAGAGAAACAAACTGGGATGTGGTGGAGACATCTAGTCGCTGGTGGTGGAGCCGGTGCCGTGTCTCGGACCTGTACAGCTCCCCTTGATCGCTTGAAAGTCCTCATGCAG GTCCACGCTTCCCGCAACAACAACATGTCTATCCTGGGCGGGTTCACCACGATGATCCGTGAAGGAGGTTTCCGCTCACTGTGGAGAGGGAACGGCATCAATGTTATTAAAATTGCACCAGAATCTGCTATAAAGTTCATGGCCTATGAACAG ATCAAACGTCTAATAGGCAGCGACCAGGAGACTCTGGGAATCCGTGAGCGACTAGTGGCTGGGTCTTTGGCTGGTGTCATTGCTCAGAGTAGCATCTACCCCATGGAG GTCCTTAAAACACGGATGGCTCTGCGCAAGACTGGTCAATACAATGGAATGTTAGATTGCGGAAAGAAGATCCTTATGAAGGAAGGAATGGCTGCTTTTTACAAAGGATATGTGCCCAATATGCTTGGGATTATTCCATATGCTGGCATTGACTTAGCGGTGTATGAG ACCTTGAAGAATGCCTGGCTGAACAGATATGCCACAAGCAGCGCCGACCCTGGAGTATTTGTACTACTTGCTTGTGGGACCATATCCAGTACATGTGGGCAGCTCGCCAGCTATCCCTTAGCATTAGTCAGGACACGGATGCAAGCAGAAG CCTCTGTTGAAGGAGCACCCCAGGCGACTATGAGCAAGCTTTTCAAACACATAATAAAGACAGAAGGAGCTTTCGGATTGTATCGGGGATTGGCTCCCAATTTCATGAAGGTGATCCCTGCCGTCAGCATCAGTTATGTGGTGTACGAGAACCTAAAACTCACACTTGGGGTGACCTCCCGGTGA